A stretch of Schaalia odontolytica DNA encodes these proteins:
- a CDS encoding glycosyltransferase: MVARSRMGGPWSRAQRVARAFRDGGHEVTLAWGDDGNCADPIAPTLDIPVPSPLGLPEAIARHTFPLAARLGLMGRKPVHSFEEVLWLTGALDERYTRAAIDTLRSHMRASRPDVVYSEFSLAAVIAARAEGIPCVGSASQPTTAVYASNPRKSTGIRRLLREMGMPAPASSLTVLEGIRRRFIPSCPTLEPRAGERAVYCGFLDEPPALPATPRDCALVYLGAGSVPAGVAVRAGRELARALGCDVYVAGAPEATQVSGGHTVRCAPRFDFADLLPRAQVFVHHGGQNSMMDALSYEVPQVIVPGRVFERQFNAEAVENARCGLTVREPKPALIARAARRLVDEPALTSGIRGLREELSSLGGTKRIVREVEELVG; this comes from the coding sequence ATGGTCGCCCGCTCGCGGATGGGCGGGCCGTGGTCGCGCGCGCAGCGCGTCGCCCGGGCCTTCCGGGATGGTGGCCACGAGGTCACGCTCGCGTGGGGAGATGACGGCAACTGCGCCGATCCCATCGCTCCGACGCTTGATATTCCGGTGCCCTCGCCCCTCGGCTTGCCCGAGGCCATCGCCCGCCACACCTTCCCCCTGGCCGCGCGCCTCGGCCTCATGGGCCGCAAGCCCGTGCATAGCTTCGAGGAGGTCCTCTGGCTGACCGGTGCCCTCGACGAGCGCTACACGCGCGCGGCCATCGATACGCTCCGCTCCCACATGCGTGCTTCGCGCCCCGACGTTGTCTACTCCGAATTCAGCCTCGCCGCCGTCATTGCCGCCCGCGCCGAGGGCATCCCATGCGTGGGCAGCGCCTCACAGCCGACGACCGCCGTCTACGCTTCCAACCCGCGTAAATCCACGGGAATTCGACGCCTGCTGCGCGAGATGGGCATGCCCGCCCCGGCCTCGTCCCTGACGGTCCTTGAGGGGATACGGCGCCGGTTCATCCCGAGCTGCCCGACCCTGGAACCGCGGGCGGGGGAGCGGGCCGTCTACTGCGGGTTCCTGGACGAGCCGCCCGCCCTGCCGGCGACGCCTCGAGATTGTGCCCTCGTTTACCTCGGCGCGGGCAGCGTCCCCGCGGGCGTCGCTGTGCGCGCCGGGCGAGAGCTCGCCCGGGCCCTCGGATGCGACGTGTACGTCGCGGGAGCGCCCGAGGCCACCCAGGTCTCGGGCGGCCACACGGTGCGCTGCGCGCCCCGCTTCGACTTCGCCGATCTCCTGCCGCGCGCCCAGGTTTTCGTGCATCACGGCGGGCAAAACTCGATGATGGATGCCCTTTCTTATGAAGTCCCCCAGGTGATCGTCCCGGGGCGCGTCTTCGAGCGACAATTCAACGCCGAGGCCGTGGAAAACGCACGCTGCGGCCTGACCGTGCGCGAGCCCAAGCCGGCGCTCATCGCACGCGCCGCCCGCCGCCTCGTCGATGAACCCGCCCTGACCTCGGGGATCCGAGGGCTGCGCGAGGAGCTGTCCTCTCTGGGTGGCACCAAGCGCATCGTGCGCGAGGTCGAGGAACTGGTCGGTTAG
- a CDS encoding biotin transporter BioY gives MTTLTASPVAARENRVLADRLGGTIAREIALVAAGTIAMIVLARISIPLPFTPVPVSLGTLGALSVGTALGARRGLVSVASYALLGIVGVPVFTGTNVGWAFASFGYILGYLLVAAIAGLAAQRGADRRIVTMAPTAVVSLFSVYILGLAWMIPFAHMTLEQGLMKGFVPFIIGDLVKAAVATGAFPVLRSIFR, from the coding sequence ATGACCACCCTGACCGCTTCCCCCGTCGCCGCGCGTGAGAACCGTGTTCTCGCCGACCGCCTCGGTGGCACGATCGCCCGCGAGATCGCCCTGGTGGCGGCTGGCACGATCGCCATGATCGTCCTCGCCCGCATCTCGATCCCGCTGCCCTTCACGCCCGTGCCCGTCTCGCTCGGCACGCTGGGTGCCCTCTCGGTCGGCACGGCCCTCGGCGCGCGCCGAGGCCTCGTCTCCGTCGCTTCGTATGCCCTTCTCGGTATTGTGGGTGTCCCGGTCTTCACCGGCACGAACGTCGGCTGGGCCTTCGCGTCCTTCGGCTACATCCTCGGCTACCTCCTCGTCGCTGCGATTGCTGGCCTGGCGGCCCAGCGCGGCGCCGACCGTCGCATTGTTACCATGGCGCCGACCGCCGTCGTGTCCCTGTTCTCCGTGTACATCCTGGGCCTGGCCTGGATGATCCCCTTCGCGCACATGACCCTCGAGCAGGGTCTGATGAAGGGCTTCGTGCCCTTCATCATCGGCGACCTGGTGAAGGCCGCCGTGGCCACCGGTGCCTTCCCGGTGCTGCGCTCTATCTTCCGCTGA
- a CDS encoding TetR/AcrR family transcriptional regulator, whose amino-acid sequence MPSSRQRALSREIILSTALDLVDEEGLSALSLRSLGKRLGVSQAAFYRHFPDKAALLEGIAEQVWRLTFEAFLDRVDAGAAIPTHEVSEPTEGTPASPLLTYMRTYAHCLASTLRSHPGAVMLLLTHPMSTPEQLALLARVFVTLSRRGFTPNADMLGLVNAVSIYTTAFVAAEVVPPVGGSPQQPADLSAASAALDPEDAQALRPLIEDLLDGRYDFNAQFERGLEAILRGWS is encoded by the coding sequence ATGCCGTCGTCACGCCAGCGCGCACTATCGCGAGAGATCATCTTGTCGACCGCGCTCGACTTGGTTGACGAGGAGGGGCTCTCCGCTTTGTCTCTGCGGTCCCTGGGAAAGCGGCTCGGCGTCTCCCAGGCCGCTTTTTATCGCCATTTCCCCGACAAGGCCGCGCTCCTGGAGGGCATCGCTGAGCAGGTCTGGCGCCTCACGTTCGAGGCCTTCCTGGACCGCGTTGACGCCGGGGCGGCGATCCCGACGCACGAGGTGAGTGAGCCGACCGAGGGCACCCCCGCCTCGCCCCTGCTGACCTACATGCGCACCTACGCGCACTGCCTGGCATCAACGCTGCGTTCCCACCCGGGCGCGGTCATGCTGCTGCTCACGCACCCGATGTCGACGCCCGAGCAGCTCGCGCTCCTGGCGCGCGTGTTCGTGACGCTGTCCCGGCGCGGCTTCACGCCGAACGCGGACATGCTGGGACTCGTCAACGCGGTGTCGATCTACACGACGGCGTTCGTCGCCGCCGAGGTCGTTCCGCCCGTGGGCGGCTCCCCCCAGCAGCCCGCCGACCTGTCAGCCGCGAGCGCCGCACTCGACCCCGAGGACGCGCAGGCACTGCGCCCGCTCATCGAGGATCTCCTGGACGGCCGCTACGACTTCAACGCGCAGTTTGAGCGGGGCCTGGAGGCGATCCTGCGAGGCTGGAGCTGA
- a CDS encoding GNAT family N-acetyltransferase, whose product MRYAKTVRLTGGVELLVRNASASDARALRDIMQRTHAETDYLLSYPDEQGSDDEQEARALAEMERSDDEVELVAVLDGRIVGSAGVTAVGSRRKVVHRARFGISILTDHWGMGIGRVLMDACIDSARRAGYTQLELEVVADNERALSLYRCVGFEEYGRNPRGYRSAASGYQELVHMRLEL is encoded by the coding sequence ATGAGGTACGCCAAAACGGTGCGATTAACGGGCGGGGTGGAGCTCCTCGTGAGGAATGCCAGCGCGTCGGATGCTCGCGCGCTGCGTGACATCATGCAGCGCACGCATGCGGAGACCGACTACCTGCTGTCATACCCGGACGAGCAAGGCTCTGATGATGAACAAGAGGCTCGCGCTCTGGCGGAAATGGAACGCAGTGACGATGAGGTCGAGCTCGTCGCCGTCCTTGATGGACGGATCGTGGGGAGCGCAGGAGTCACGGCGGTGGGCAGCAGGCGCAAGGTGGTGCACCGGGCGCGCTTCGGCATCAGCATCCTCACAGATCATTGGGGGATGGGGATCGGCCGAGTGCTCATGGACGCGTGCATCGACAGTGCGCGCCGGGCGGGATACACCCAACTCGAGCTCGAGGTGGTGGCTGACAATGAACGCGCGCTGTCCCTCTACCGGTGCGTGGGGTTCGAGGAGTATGGGCGCAACCCACGAGGCTACCGGTCCGCGGCTTCGGGCTACCAGGAGCTCGTGCACATGAGGCTGGAGTTGTAG
- a CDS encoding DUF2262 domain-containing protein — MDLLEYMRSQNDMTRQEWERTFEEEARELLVLLAGSSGAGKRNGFWEAAHSYLAYVDWETGALCADDGRLVYPVSDEDNAAGNVLGRFRDEEIYRVTARKKIPQELPEGMSASAQNRLLIVEVLEENPPCPALDEVLAEYRRPVVLKDEELGELSLDKDLDTFEGGVSWRGEDINISLEVDSSSEDTWTAAVAAMKQMVTDQDRWDRDMRAFAARELTGLACDWRESADEEVPEITEESFAQRLGLTSIAMDPDGSFSAYFDDDDMFFGHCVVVYGTLADGVASAVMAG; from the coding sequence GTGGATCTGCTCGAATACATGCGCTCACAAAACGACATGACGCGCCAGGAATGGGAGCGCACCTTTGAGGAAGAGGCTAGGGAGCTTCTCGTTCTGCTCGCTGGAAGCAGTGGAGCTGGAAAGAGGAACGGCTTCTGGGAGGCCGCGCACTCCTATCTGGCGTACGTGGACTGGGAGACTGGCGCCCTATGTGCGGATGATGGTCGGCTGGTCTACCCAGTCAGCGATGAGGACAATGCCGCTGGCAACGTCTTGGGCCGCTTCCGTGACGAGGAGATCTACCGCGTCACGGCTCGCAAGAAGATCCCGCAAGAGCTCCCCGAGGGCATGAGCGCCTCCGCGCAGAACCGCCTCCTGATCGTGGAGGTCCTCGAAGAGAATCCTCCGTGCCCCGCGTTGGACGAGGTCCTGGCTGAGTATCGCAGGCCGGTAGTTCTCAAGGATGAGGAGTTGGGTGAGCTGTCCCTCGACAAGGACCTCGACACGTTCGAGGGAGGTGTCTCGTGGCGGGGTGAGGACATCAACATCTCTCTGGAGGTTGATTCGTCCAGCGAAGACACGTGGACCGCAGCCGTGGCCGCCATGAAGCAGATGGTGACCGATCAGGACCGGTGGGATCGCGACATGCGAGCGTTCGCCGCGCGAGAGCTGACCGGACTCGCGTGCGACTGGCGCGAGTCTGCCGACGAGGAGGTCCCCGAGATTACGGAAGAGAGCTTCGCACAGCGATTAGGTCTCACCAGTATCGCCATGGATCCGGACGGTTCATTTTCCGCATACTTCGATGATGACGATATGTTCTTCGGCCACTGCGTCGTGGTGTACGGAACCCTGGCCGATGGGGTGGCCTCGGCGGTGATGGCGGGTTAA
- a CDS encoding type II toxin-antitoxin system Phd/YefM family antitoxin encodes MSTLTMGLAEAKNNFSRVTAEVNRTGKPVTILKNNRPWVVIQPAQQSESAVDVAVDFMDAYADVFEELAK; translated from the coding sequence ATGTCGACACTGACTATGGGACTCGCTGAGGCGAAGAATAACTTTTCGCGGGTGACAGCAGAGGTGAACAGGACGGGGAAGCCTGTCACGATCCTGAAGAACAATAGGCCTTGGGTCGTTATTCAGCCTGCGCAGCAGTCTGAGAGCGCGGTCGATGTCGCTGTCGATTTCATGGATGCCTACGCGGACGTGTTTGAAGAGCTCGCGAAGTGA
- a CDS encoding type II toxin-antitoxin system death-on-curing family toxin — MTAFAFSRDDVCAIHSATIARFGGLDGVRDEGMLASALAQPFQTFGGEELYPSAVEKACRYAVGIISGHPFLDGNKRTGAALLGTYLRMCGLGFTPDHAEFLSAMLGVADGSMGYEELVDWVRINVG, encoded by the coding sequence GTGACCGCTTTCGCGTTTTCCCGGGACGATGTGTGTGCCATCCATTCGGCTACGATTGCTCGCTTCGGTGGTCTTGATGGCGTGCGAGACGAGGGAATGTTGGCCTCGGCTCTTGCTCAGCCGTTCCAGACGTTTGGGGGCGAGGAGCTCTATCCCAGTGCGGTCGAGAAAGCGTGTCGGTACGCTGTTGGGATCATTTCGGGGCATCCCTTCCTGGACGGAAATAAACGAACCGGTGCCGCTCTGCTAGGCACGTATCTCAGGATGTGCGGTCTTGGTTTCACGCCCGACCATGCGGAGTTCCTTTCGGCCATGCTGGGTGTAGCTGATGGGTCGATGGGATACGAGGAACTCGTGGACTGGGTGAGGATCAACGTGGGGTAA
- a CDS encoding TetR/AcrR family transcriptional regulator — MPKQVIDPEKLVSQAYAIASRDGISALSVRKVASACGIAVGSVYGYFPTKADLTAAVLTRFFEENLSDELCAVRLGERFTSYVRRFREALCAARADMSVDWFAEMRRLPSAEQEALEAVRAPMLAHIERGLARVLDADEAVDRCRLVGPMSVEALCRYVLRSIFASLMEGGECETLFALLDAALYDDTADEKEAK, encoded by the coding sequence GTGCCCAAACAAGTGATCGACCCGGAGAAACTGGTCAGCCAGGCCTACGCCATCGCCTCGCGCGACGGCATCTCTGCGCTCTCCGTGCGCAAGGTCGCCAGCGCATGCGGCATCGCGGTCGGCTCGGTCTACGGCTACTTCCCGACCAAGGCGGACCTGACGGCCGCCGTGCTCACCCGCTTCTTCGAAGAGAATCTCTCCGACGAGCTGTGCGCCGTGCGCCTCGGTGAACGATTCACCTCCTATGTGCGGCGCTTCCGCGAGGCCCTGTGCGCTGCGCGCGCGGACATGAGCGTCGATTGGTTCGCCGAGATGCGTCGCCTCCCCAGCGCAGAACAGGAAGCCCTCGAAGCCGTGCGTGCCCCCATGCTCGCCCACATCGAGCGCGGGCTCGCGCGTGTCCTCGACGCGGACGAGGCCGTGGATCGCTGCCGACTCGTCGGCCCCATGAGTGTCGAGGCCCTGTGTCGCTACGTGCTGCGCAGTATCTTCGCTTCGCTCATGGAGGGCGGCGAGTGTGAGACGCTGTTCGCCCTCCTCGACGCCGCCCTGTACGACGACACCGCAGACGAAAAGGAAGCAAAATAA
- a CDS encoding ABC transporter ATP-binding protein — MSHPHTPGLEARGILKSYGTHEVLRGVDLHVEPGQILGLLGRNGAGKSTLITILCGLRRADSGTVTICGHRPASTEAARSIGYAPQDLGIYPDLSVAQNLAAFGELHGLGRREAASRAGEVMELLGLTEKRGQRASHLSGGQQRRLHAGMAIMHRPSLVFMDEPTVGADVEARSQILRAVHQLADEGAAVVYTSHYLAEFEELGSDIAILNEGRIVASGTLEEIVSHHARAEVTLEFDRPIPSIDGWSADDRRLHLIGDEADPGSRIGEALASPTLQGARLMDVRITQASLHNAYLQIIKESDHVAA; from the coding sequence GTGTCACATCCACACACTCCAGGCCTGGAGGCCCGGGGAATCCTCAAGAGCTACGGCACCCACGAGGTCCTGCGCGGAGTCGACCTGCACGTCGAACCCGGACAGATCCTCGGCTTGCTCGGACGAAACGGGGCGGGCAAGTCCACGCTCATCACAATCCTGTGCGGCCTGCGCCGCGCCGATTCGGGAACCGTGACCATCTGCGGCCACCGCCCCGCATCCACCGAGGCCGCACGATCAATCGGGTACGCACCCCAGGACCTGGGCATCTACCCGGACCTGAGCGTCGCCCAGAACCTGGCAGCCTTCGGCGAGCTGCACGGGCTCGGCCGACGCGAAGCAGCCTCGCGCGCCGGCGAGGTCATGGAACTCCTCGGCCTCACAGAGAAGCGAGGACAGCGTGCCTCGCACCTGTCAGGCGGGCAGCAGCGCAGGCTCCACGCGGGCATGGCGATCATGCACCGCCCGAGCCTGGTCTTTATGGACGAGCCGACCGTCGGAGCGGACGTGGAGGCGCGCAGCCAGATCCTGCGCGCGGTCCACCAGCTCGCCGACGAGGGCGCGGCCGTCGTCTACACCTCGCACTACCTTGCCGAGTTCGAGGAGCTCGGCTCCGACATCGCGATCCTGAACGAGGGGCGCATCGTCGCGAGCGGCACGCTCGAAGAGATCGTCTCTCACCACGCGCGCGCCGAGGTCACGCTCGAGTTCGATCGCCCGATCCCCTCGATCGACGGGTGGAGCGCCGACGACAGGCGTCTCCACCTCATCGGGGACGAGGCCGACCCAGGTTCGCGGATCGGCGAAGCCCTAGCATCGCCCACCCTTCAAGGCGCGCGACTGATGGACGTGCGCATCACGCAGGCGAGCCTGCACAACGCGTATCTGCAGATCATCAAGGAGAGTGACCATGTCGCAGCTTAA
- a CDS encoding class I SAM-dependent methyltransferase: MNETNSLTQWFSDNEHNWDDRAELHMAGNYYDYQRLLEDPTAISTELAQDIERFGDLTSKDVIHLQCHVGTDTIGFARRGASRVIGLDLSEASLAHARNIADRAGADVEFVHANVYDARQAVSGTFDLVYTSIGVLCWLPDIARWAQVIASLLKPGGTFFIRDDHPMFMTIGEDISDGLKIEAPYFEQDAPMTWNDDSSYVDCPDAPRITHTTNHQWNHSLGQIVTALINAGLVIDELEETPRAAWCPWPELMEQDSAGGWHLRDKPERLPLQFAITAHKN, from the coding sequence ATGAACGAAACGAACAGCCTCACACAGTGGTTTTCTGACAATGAACACAACTGGGACGACCGCGCCGAGCTGCACATGGCTGGCAACTACTACGACTACCAGCGCCTTCTCGAGGACCCGACAGCCATTAGCACCGAACTGGCCCAAGATATCGAACGCTTCGGCGATCTCACCAGCAAAGATGTCATCCACCTGCAGTGCCACGTCGGAACGGACACAATCGGCTTTGCGCGCCGCGGGGCCTCGCGTGTCATCGGCCTCGACCTGTCCGAGGCCTCACTTGCCCACGCGCGCAACATCGCCGACCGCGCGGGCGCTGACGTGGAGTTTGTTCACGCAAACGTGTACGACGCGCGCCAAGCAGTGTCCGGCACCTTCGATCTGGTGTACACCTCGATCGGTGTCCTATGCTGGCTGCCCGATATCGCCCGATGGGCACAAGTCATCGCTTCCCTGCTCAAGCCGGGCGGCACCTTCTTCATCCGCGATGACCACCCGATGTTCATGACAATTGGGGAGGATATTTCCGACGGGCTAAAGATTGAGGCACCCTACTTCGAGCAGGATGCTCCGATGACATGGAATGACGATTCAAGCTACGTGGATTGCCCCGATGCCCCGCGGATTACTCACACGACAAATCACCAGTGGAATCACTCCCTTGGACAAATCGTTACTGCTCTCATCAACGCGGGTTTGGTGATCGATGAGCTTGAGGAGACACCGCGCGCGGCGTGGTGTCCGTGGCCCGAACTCATGGAACAGGATTCCGCTGGAGGTTGGCACCTTCGCGACAAACCAGAGCGCCTGCCCCTTCAGTTTGCGATCACCGCACACAAAAACTGA
- a CDS encoding GNAT family N-acetyltransferase translates to MTIMLVPLTDTERPALIADFQESFEYFQGNPQGSFVGERLAAREQHPSGPSEGSATEQPILPLSDIEESLNAPGALAYRILEDGEVVGNVILTVVGHRGEVLLFAMKASVHSRGVGTRAWFAIEAAHPQVREWTLETPYFEVRNIHFYVNKCGFHIVEFFNEHHPDTSHLRGAGEPMGEADYMFRFVKRLGR, encoded by the coding sequence ATGACGATCATGCTTGTGCCCCTGACTGACACCGAGCGTCCTGCGCTGATCGCGGACTTTCAGGAATCTTTCGAGTACTTCCAGGGCAACCCGCAGGGATCCTTCGTGGGGGAGCGTCTCGCCGCGCGTGAGCAGCATCCGTCTGGTCCCAGCGAGGGCAGTGCGACGGAGCAGCCGATTCTCCCGCTGTCCGACATTGAGGAGTCCCTAAATGCACCGGGAGCGCTCGCCTATCGCATCCTTGAGGACGGCGAAGTCGTGGGCAACGTCATCCTCACCGTCGTCGGGCATCGAGGCGAGGTTCTCCTATTCGCGATGAAGGCCTCGGTTCATTCCAGGGGAGTGGGGACGCGCGCCTGGTTCGCCATCGAGGCCGCCCACCCGCAGGTGAGGGAATGGACCCTGGAGACGCCCTATTTCGAGGTGCGAAACATCCACTTCTACGTCAACAAGTGCGGCTTCCACATCGTCGAGTTCTTCAACGAACATCACCCCGACACCTCGCATCTCCGCGGAGCGGGCGAGCCGATGGGCGAGGCCGACTACATGTTCCGCTTTGTCAAGCGCCTGGGCCGCTAG
- the guaA gene encoding glutamine-hydrolyzing GMP synthase gives MHPVLVVDFGAQYAQLIARRVREANVYSEIVPHTMSVADMLAKEPAAIILSGGPSSVYEEGAPSVDPAIFEAGVPVLGICYGFQTMAHALGGTVGRTGTREYGHTEATVAGDSCLFGGTPDDQIVWMSHGDAVQGAPEGFTVTASTTETPVAAFESRERRLYGLQWHPEVGHSQFGQDALKNFLYEGAGLEPTWTAGSIVDEQVEKIREQVGDAQVICALSGGVDSSVAAALVHKAVGDQLTCFFIDHGLLRAGEREQVENDYARGMGIRVITCDESERFLSALAGVTEPEAKRKIIGREFIRSFEAAQKQVIEEVGAAGGEVKFLVQGTLYPDVVESGGGEGAANIKSHHNVGGLPEDMTFELVEPLRTLFKDEVRAVGRELGLPDYLVNRQPFPGPGLGIRIIGEVTRERLDILRAADLIAREELTAAGLDQEIWQCPVVLLADVRSVGVQGDGRTYGHPIVLRPVSSEDAMTADWTRLPYDVLARISTRITNSVPEVNRVVLDVTSKPPATIEWE, from the coding sequence ATGCATCCCGTCCTCGTCGTCGACTTCGGCGCGCAGTATGCCCAGCTGATCGCACGCCGCGTGCGTGAGGCTAACGTCTACTCCGAGATCGTCCCCCACACCATGAGCGTGGCGGACATGCTCGCCAAGGAGCCCGCCGCCATCATCCTGTCCGGCGGCCCGTCCTCCGTCTACGAGGAGGGTGCGCCCTCCGTCGATCCCGCTATCTTCGAGGCCGGTGTGCCCGTGCTGGGCATCTGCTACGGCTTCCAGACGATGGCCCACGCCCTCGGCGGCACCGTCGGTCGCACGGGCACCCGCGAGTATGGGCACACCGAGGCCACCGTGGCTGGTGACTCCTGCCTGTTCGGCGGCACCCCCGACGACCAGATCGTGTGGATGAGCCACGGTGACGCCGTCCAGGGCGCGCCCGAGGGCTTCACCGTCACCGCCTCCACCACCGAGACCCCCGTCGCGGCCTTCGAGTCGCGCGAGCGTCGCCTCTACGGCCTGCAGTGGCACCCCGAGGTGGGCCACTCCCAGTTCGGCCAGGACGCGCTGAAGAACTTCCTCTACGAGGGTGCCGGCCTGGAACCCACGTGGACCGCCGGTTCCATCGTGGACGAGCAGGTCGAGAAGATCCGCGAGCAGGTCGGCGACGCGCAGGTCATCTGCGCCCTGTCCGGCGGCGTGGACTCCTCCGTGGCCGCGGCCCTCGTGCACAAGGCTGTCGGCGACCAGCTCACCTGCTTCTTCATCGATCACGGCCTGCTGCGCGCGGGCGAGCGTGAGCAGGTTGAGAACGATTACGCGCGCGGTATGGGTATCCGCGTCATCACGTGCGACGAGTCCGAGCGCTTCCTGTCCGCCCTGGCCGGCGTCACCGAGCCCGAGGCGAAGCGTAAGATCATCGGCCGTGAGTTCATCCGCTCCTTCGAGGCCGCCCAGAAGCAGGTCATCGAAGAGGTTGGTGCCGCCGGCGGCGAGGTGAAGTTCCTCGTCCAGGGCACCCTGTACCCCGACGTCGTCGAGTCCGGCGGCGGCGAGGGCGCGGCCAACATCAAGAGCCATCACAACGTGGGTGGCCTGCCCGAGGATATGACCTTCGAGCTGGTCGAGCCCCTGCGTACCCTCTTCAAGGACGAGGTGCGCGCGGTTGGCCGCGAGCTGGGCCTGCCCGACTACCTGGTGAACCGTCAGCCCTTCCCGGGCCCCGGCCTCGGCATTCGCATCATCGGCGAGGTCACGCGCGAGCGCCTGGACATCCTGCGCGCCGCCGACCTGATCGCCCGCGAGGAACTCACGGCGGCCGGCCTGGATCAGGAGATCTGGCAGTGCCCGGTCGTCCTGCTCGCCGACGTTCGTTCCGTGGGCGTCCAGGGCGATGGCCGCACCTACGGCCACCCGATCGTGCTGCGCCCCGTGTCCTCCGAGGACGCGATGACGGCCGACTGGACGCGCCTGCCCTACGACGTCCTGGCCCGCATCTCCACGCGCATCACCAACTCGGTGCCCGAGGTCAACCGCGTCGTCCTCGACGTGACCTCCAAGCCCCCGGCCACCATCGAGTGGGAGTGA
- a CDS encoding ABC transporter permease produces MSQLKQLGAMTRLNIRLQLTDPAPTLILTVIPLVLIPFMMPAFKSMLLADGYTGVTGAEQAVPSIAILFSFLAVQNIISSFFNERSWGTWERLEASPTSRASILTGKALVAFLMQTVQIAVVLALGALIFGYRPTGSLVALAVILLSFSAVLSALGVALALWSRSRDAALSLSNIIGMLAAGIGGSFSTVSSFPDWAQHAARLSPAYWAITAIHEVSLDGASLADVATRIGVLWGFFAVIAGLALIQFRYHRE; encoded by the coding sequence ATGTCGCAGCTTAAGCAACTCGGGGCTATGACCCGCCTGAACATCCGCCTGCAGCTCACCGACCCGGCGCCCACGCTCATCCTGACGGTGATCCCCCTGGTCCTGATTCCCTTCATGATGCCGGCATTCAAGTCGATGCTTCTGGCCGACGGCTACACGGGCGTCACGGGCGCAGAACAGGCGGTCCCATCGATCGCGATCCTCTTCTCGTTCCTGGCCGTGCAGAACATCATCAGTTCGTTCTTCAACGAGCGTTCGTGGGGCACGTGGGAGCGTCTCGAGGCCTCCCCAACCTCGCGCGCATCCATCTTGACGGGCAAAGCGCTGGTCGCCTTCCTCATGCAGACCGTCCAGATCGCGGTTGTCCTCGCGCTCGGCGCGCTCATCTTCGGGTATCGACCGACCGGCTCCCTCGTCGCCCTCGCCGTTATTCTCCTCAGTTTCTCGGCGGTTCTATCGGCGCTAGGCGTCGCGCTCGCGCTGTGGTCGCGCAGCCGCGACGCAGCCCTGTCGTTGTCGAACATCATTGGCATGCTGGCGGCGGGCATCGGCGGGTCTTTCTCCACGGTCTCCTCGTTCCCCGATTGGGCGCAGCACGCCGCACGCCTGTCCCCCGCCTACTGGGCGATTACCGCGATTCACGAGGTGAGCCTGGACGGCGCGAGCCTTGCCGACGTCGCGACGCGGATCGGCGTCCTGTGGGGTTTCTTCGCCGTGATCGCGGGGCTGGCACTGATACAGTTCCGTTATCACAGGGAGTAA